From Acidobacteriota bacterium:
GAGATGGAGATGATCGGAGAGTACAACCTCGGCGCCGCCGTCTACTGCACGCCCGTCACGAAGGACGGGGTGCTCTACATCCTGACGCGGAACCGCATCTGGGCGTTCCAGGAGGGCGCGCAGTCGGAGCCGTTCTGAGCCCATGGTCCTGACGCCATCGACGATGCTCGAGCTCGGGACGCGGGCGCCCGACTTCACGCTGCCCGACGCCTACGGCAACCCGGTGGCGCTGGCGGAGTTCGCCGGCGCGCCGGCCACCGTGGTCGTCTTCATGTGCAACCACTGCCCGTACGTGAAGCACATGAAGACGGCGCTGGCGGAGTTCGCGCACGAATACGCGACGCGCGAGGTCGCCGTCATCGGCATCAATTCGAACGACGCCGAGACCCATCCGGAGGACAGCCGCGAGGCGATGGCCCGGGACATCGCGAAGTTCGGCTATGCCTTCCCCTACCTGATAGACGCCAGTCAGGAGGTCGCCAAGGCCTATCGTGCGGCGTGCACGCCGGACTTGTATGTGTTCGACGCCGACCTGAAGCTCGTCTACCGGGGGCAGTTCGACGACAGCCGGCCCGAGAGCGACGCTCCGGTGACCGGACGCGACCTGCGCGCGGCGGTCGACACTGTGGTTGCCGGCCAGGCGCCCGCCGGCGAGCAGAAGCCGAGCATCGGCTGCAACATCAAGTGGAAACCGGGCAACGAGCCCGACTACTTCGGGTAAGCCGACGGGCCACGGCGTCCCTCCGCGCGGCGCCGACTCGCGTGCCGCGGTCGGCCTTGGTTTCCCCGACTGCAGCGTGCCGACTCAACGCGGCGGGCAGTCAGCATCCATCGCCACTTCGCTGGCAACCTGGCCAAGGCAGATCGATGATAGACTGGTTTGTACGACTAGTCTAAATTCAGGCTTATCCGCGATGGACAGCATCGGCGCCTACGAAGCAAAGACGCATCTGCCCCGCCTGCTGAACCGGATCGCGCGGGGTGAGAGCTTCACGATCACCCGTCACGGCCGTCCTGTAGCGCGGTTGGTACCGGTCGAAGAAGATGACCGCGACCGCGCCCGCCGGGCGGCGCGGCGTATCGTCGAACGTCGCCAACGTCTGAAGTCCGCTCCGCTGGCGGAGTTGATCGATTCGCTCCACGAGGGACACCGGTATTGACGCCCATCGTCATCGACAATTCCATCGTCCTGTGCTGGTGCCTCACCGACGAATCGGATCCGATGGCAGACAAGGCCATGCGGCGCGTTGTGGATGGCGGCGCGGTCGTACCAGGCATCTGGTGGTACGAGCTGCGAAACGCACTGATCGTCAACGAACGGCGGGGTCGACTCGATGCGGCGGATACTGTCGCAATCCTGACCGACGTTGAAGAGATGTCCATCTCGGTCGACCAGGAGCATGACGACGTGACGATCCTGTCGCTGGCGCGCCAGCATGCCCTGTCGGTCTACGACGCCGCCTACATCGAAGTTGCCCTGCGGCGCGGGCTGCCGATAGCGTCGCTCGACCGGCGCTTGGGTCAGGCTGCCGCCGCCCGCCACGTCGCGCTGTTCAACTGACCCTACTCGCGCACGCTGGGTATCATCTCCACGCTCATCCGCTCGCCGTCGCGGATGAAGATCACCTCGGCCGGCTCGCCCACCTTCAGCAGGTCGAGCGCGTACATGTAGTCGTAGATGTTCGTCACCGACTGCCCGGCGAGGCCCACGATGACGTCGCCGCCCTGCAGGCCGGCCTGCTCGGCCGGGCCGCCGCCGACCACGCCCGACAGCGACAATCCCTCCACCTCCTGCGTGTAGTCGGGAATCGTGCCGGTGAAGATGCGCATCGTCGCCGCACCGCCGGTCCGTTGCTGCACCTCCTGCACCCGGATGAAGTCCGGCGCGTCCGGCCGGGTCACCAGGTTCGCGGTGACAGCGGTCCCCAGCTCGATGATGCTGTCGAGGCCCTCGTAGTTGATGGTATGCGCATCGTCGGTCGGCCGATGGTAGTCCTCGTGGCTGCCGGTGAAGAAGTTCAGGCTCGGCACGCGGGACGCATTGAGGCTGCGGACGTCGGTCGGCAGGTAGGGATCGGCGACGAACGTCAGGTTCAGGCCGATCGGCTGGTTCAGCTCCTCGGCCAGCCCGGTCCAGATGGAGCTGCTCCCGACCGCCTGCAGGTTGAGCGTGTTGTCGCGCAGCCGGCCGACCATATCGAAGTTCAGGTACGCGGCAATCTGATCCATCGGCACCGGCGCCTGATCGACGAAGTCGGTGGACCCGAGCAGGCCCAGCTCCTCTCCGGACCAGAACGCGAGGATGATTCCCCGCCCGCGTTCCGCGCCCGCCAGGCTGGCGCCGGAGGCCAGCACGGCGGCCACCCCGGAAGCGTTGTCGTCCGCGCCGTTGTGGATCTCTCCCGCCTCGCTGCCGCGCGCCAGCGAGTCGCCGCCGCGTCCGCGACCGAGGTGGTCGTAGTGGGCGCCGAGCATCACGTAGGGCTTGTCGAGCGGGGCGGTCCCGGCCGGCGGCAGGTACCCGATGACGTTGTGGCCCGTCGACTCCCGCTTCGCGAGGCTCACCTCGAGCGAGCCCTCCAGCGGCAGATCGAAGCCGGCGGCGTGGGGATTGCCGGTGTCGAAAGAGGCCTGTACCGCCTCGATGGACTCTCCAGCGCTCTCGATGATCGCGGCGCCCAGCTCGCCGTTCACCGTGGCGGCCACGATGCCGGAGTCGCTGACCGCCGTGTCGAACCTCAGCGGCACCAGGGCGCCGGCGTTGGGCGACCGCGGCCCGGTGACGACGATGAGACCCGCCGCGCCCCGCTCGCGCGCGGCCAGCGCCTTGAAGCGCAGGCCCGAGTAGCGCGCCAGCATCGACCGCAACTCCCCTTGGGTGTCCTCCGGAAAGTAACGGAACACGACGACGATCTTGTCGGTGACGTCCAGCGTGGCATAGCTGTCGTAGCTGAAATCATCGGTTTCCGGCACCGAGAGGCCGTAGCCGGCGAAGACGAGCTGTCCCTGCGCCCTGCCCGTATCCGAGAACGACAGCGCCCGGATGGACGCTGCGTCGGGATCATCCTGGGCCGGGGGCACGGCCGGCACAGCCGCGTCGGCGCCGGTCGACCCGGGTGCCTGGGGATCCGGCGGCGGATCCCGCGGCAACGGCTGGAGGTTCGCCACCGGCGTCGCGCCTGACGAGGCGGTGAGCACGTTTGCCTCTTCACCATCCGACCGGCGAATGCGCGCCTCGTCGATGGCTTCGATGCGGAGCGCGGTGCCGGTGTCCGACACCCCCGCCGTGTAGGAGAATGCTTGCCGGAAGTCGCCGATCCCCGGCAGCGGCTCGGCGCCAACGGCCTCGAGCTGCTCGATGATGTAGTCGGCCGCCATGCGGATGCCGGGAGAACCGGTCAGACGCCCCTCGAGCTTGTCGTCGGCCAGGTACTCGACGATCGCCCGCGTGTCGAGCGCTCCCGTCTCCTGCGCCGCGGCGCTCCCAGCCACGCCGAACGACAGAAGCAACATCGAAAGAACGAATCGACTGATATTCGATGACATCGGTGATTCCTCGGTATCGGTTCCAAGCGCGCGACGGCTCACGGGAGCCGAACCACGCGGGTTCCCAAGCGCAACGAGCGGGAATCGGCTCCCCACTCGAACTCGTAGATGTCCGGATCCGATGCGTAGCGGAGCGCCCCGGTGCGCGCGTCGACCACCTCCACCCAACCGGTCCGGCCGTTGGTGGCCACGAACGCCAGCGCCGAAGCGTCCGGCGCCCACCCCGGCCCGCCGAGCGTGCGGTGCTCGAAGGCGCCGCGCGGCTCGTCCGTGTGGCGCACGTCGACGAGATGGGTCGTCCGGCGCAGGTCGGCCGACAGCACCCAGAGACCATCCGGGGTCACCACCGCCAAACGACGTCCGTCCGGCGACCAGGCCGGATCGCAGGCACCGGGACCCAGCCCTAGTTGTCCATCGCTCGTCCCGTCCCGCACCCAGACGCGCGTGCGCCGGATCGAACGCCCCGCCCGCTCCACCGCCGCGCCCGGCTCCTCCGCACAGATCGCGGCTCGTCCCTTGTGCCAGGCAACCTTGACGATCCGCAACGCGCCAGGAGGCACGGCCGGCATCCCGGGCTCGCCTACCGGACTCCCGGCGCGGTGCGCCGGCGGCTGGGCGGGCCTCGACACGGCCGGCGCGACCGCGATCGCCAACAGGATCGCTGCGGCAGCCGGACGCGCCAAGGGCCGGACGAGCGGATGCATGCTGCCCACTCTACCCGATGCGCGCCGGACGATGCCGAATCAGGACGCGGCCGCGCCGGCCAGGGCGACCGCCGGCGTCAGCAGATCGACCACCTCGCCCGACAGCGCGCTGACACGCGGGCCCGGTGTGACTACGCCGGCCAGGTTCAGCGGATCGGCGGCGGCGACCCGGACGCTTTGCTCGCGGTCCCCGTCGCGGCGCACGATCCGGAGCAGCTCGACAGCGTCCGGCCGCGCGAACTGCTCGCCGACGAACCCGGAAACGAACCGGCCGCCGCGCACCTCGCCGCGCGCCTCCATGCGCCGCAAGGCGCCGAGCACGTCACGCCACGGCGGCATGAGCGACTCGCGCCGCACGAGGTCCCGGAACACCACCCCCCAGCGCTCCAGCAACTGGCGCGCGAACGCATCCGCCCGTTCTGACGGGCGCTCCCGCTCCCGCGCACGACCTGCCTCGGCCGACGCCTCGCCCTCCCCGCGCGCCGGCGCCAGCAGCGCCCACCGGCCGGCCGCGTGACGCGGGCGGGCGGCGCGGAAGCGACCCTCGCCCCGGCGCCGCTTCGGATCGATCAGGGCGCGCAGGTTGTCGAATCCGTCGGCGGTGACCAGCCCCGCCGCCACGAGCTCCCACAGGCCGTCCTCCACCTCGCTCGGCAGCCGGCCGGTCGCGGAGACCAGCTCGCGCAGGAAGGAGGCCCCCCGGCGGCGGAGCGCGTCGAGCACCGCCTCGGCCGGGTGGGACAGCACGCTGCCCGGCCCCTCGCCCGGGCCGGCATCGTCCCCGACAGGCGGCATCAGCCACTCGAGGTCCTCCCGCAGGAAGAGCGCGACCGGCGCCACCCGGGTCGGCCGGACCCGCCGCCGAGCCGAAGGTCGTGCGGACCCGGCGGCATCAGCCTCCACCGCGTCGAACGCCGGATGCGGCGACAGGCGGCCCCACATCACCTCGCCCGAGAGGCAGAGCTGGTCCAGCAGCTCCGGCTCGTAGCCTTCGATGCGGGCGGGCAGCACGTGACGCTCCCAGGCGCCGGCGGACACCTCGCAGCCCTGGAGCTGCCGGACGACCTGCAGCAGCCCGCTCGCCCCATGCAGGCGCGTGCCCGATGCAAGCCGCTGCCAGCGCGCGAGAAACCGCACCAGGTCCGCGGTGGAGACCGGCGCAATCTCCCGCCGCAGCCGTCCCAGCGTCAACCGATGGATGCGGGCCAGCACGCGCCGGTTGCACCACTCGATCTCGGCCCCCTCGTCACGGGCCGCGGCGGTAAAGCGCCCGCGCAGCACCTGCCCCTCGCCCTCCAGACGGGCCAGCCCGGCGGCCACGCGTTCGGCCGGCACGGCGAGCAGCGCGGCCAGTTCCGACTCCCGCAACGGCCCGCTCGAATCCAGCCAACCGCGCAGCACTTCCGTCGTTGCCGCGTCGGAACCGTCCGGCGTGGGCTGATCGACCTCCGGCACGCTGGGATCGAGCCGGCCGGCCGCGTGCACGAGCAGCGTCGTGCGGGAGCGCTCGGTCGCCACCCAGAAGCGCGTGTCGCCGACCTGCAGGGACGTTGCGCGATGCATCTCGACCAGCCGCGCGAACCACGTCCGCCACTCCTCGCGCGGCGGCGCCAGCCCCAGCGTCAGGAGCGCGTCGTGCAGCTCCTCGGGATCGCGCACCACCGGCCACGACTCGGCCGCCACCTCGGCGATCGCCTCGGCGTCGAGCGCGCCGATCTCGCCGCCGTCGTCGCCCAGCGTGCGGCGGAGCTGCACCGCGCGCGCCCGCCGCTCCTCCAGCGGCGCGTCGTCGAGAAAGGCGTACGGATTGGCGTTCAGGATCTCGTGCCCGAGCGGCGACGGCTCGGCGGTGTCGACGGCCCGCGTCGCTATCGTTCCCTGCTCGATCCCCGCGATCGCGGCCCGCAGCCCGTCCAGGTCCATCGCCTCGTGCAGGCAGTCGCGGATGGTCTCGTCCACGAGCGGATGGTCGGGGATCCGGATGTCGCCGGTCAGGTTCTCCTGGCACGCCACCTGGTCCGGAAAGACGGCGGCCAGCAGGTCGTCCGAGCGCATCCGCAGGAGCGGCGGAGGCACCTTGCGCCCCCCGGCGAAGCGGAGCACGGCCAGCGCCCGCGACGCGTTCCACCGCCAGCGCGCCCCGAACATCGGCGCCGGCAGCATCGCCTGCGTCAGCACCTCCTCGACGGTCTCGGGGTGCAGAAAGCGGAACACGACCTCGAGCGGGAAGCTGTGCTGCTCCGACAGGGAGATCACGATGCCGTTGTCGGTCGCGGCCGCCTGCAGCTCGACGTTGAAGCTCCGGCAGAAGCGCTTGCGCAGCGCCAGGCCCCAGGCGCGGTTGACGGCCGCCCCGAGCGGAGCGTGCAGCACGAGCTGCATGCCGCCCCCCTCGTCGAAGAAGCGTTCGGCCACCAGGGTCCGGATGGACGGCACGGCGCCGAGCGCGGCGGCGCCGGCCCGGACGTAG
This genomic window contains:
- a CDS encoding thioredoxin family protein: MVLTPSTMLELGTRAPDFTLPDAYGNPVALAEFAGAPATVVVFMCNHCPYVKHMKTALAEFAHEYATREVAVIGINSNDAETHPEDSREAMARDIAKFGYAFPYLIDASQEVAKAYRAACTPDLYVFDADLKLVYRGQFDDSRPESDAPVTGRDLRAAVDTVVAGQAPAGEQKPSIGCNIKWKPGNEPDYFG
- a CDS encoding type II toxin-antitoxin system prevent-host-death family antitoxin — translated: MDSIGAYEAKTHLPRLLNRIARGESFTITRHGRPVARLVPVEEDDRDRARRAARRIVERRQRLKSAPLAELIDSLHEGHRY
- a CDS encoding type II toxin-antitoxin system VapC family toxin, encoding MTPIVIDNSIVLCWCLTDESDPMADKAMRRVVDGGAVVPGIWWYELRNALIVNERRGRLDAADTVAILTDVEEMSISVDQEHDDVTILSLARQHALSVYDAAYIEVALRRGLPIASLDRRLGQAAAARHVALFN
- a CDS encoding M28 family peptidase produces the protein MLLLSFGVAGSAAAQETGALDTRAIVEYLADDKLEGRLTGSPGIRMAADYIIEQLEAVGAEPLPGIGDFRQAFSYTAGVSDTGTALRIEAIDEARIRRSDGEEANVLTASSGATPVANLQPLPRDPPPDPQAPGSTGADAAVPAVPPAQDDPDAASIRALSFSDTGRAQGQLVFAGYGLSVPETDDFSYDSYATLDVTDKIVVVFRYFPEDTQGELRSMLARYSGLRFKALAARERGAAGLIVVTGPRSPNAGALVPLRFDTAVSDSGIVAATVNGELGAAIIESAGESIEAVQASFDTGNPHAAGFDLPLEGSLEVSLAKRESTGHNVIGYLPPAGTAPLDKPYVMLGAHYDHLGRGRGGDSLARGSEAGEIHNGADDNASGVAAVLASGASLAGAERGRGIILAFWSGEELGLLGSTDFVDQAPVPMDQIAAYLNFDMVGRLRDNTLNLQAVGSSSIWTGLAEELNQPIGLNLTFVADPYLPTDVRSLNASRVPSLNFFTGSHEDYHRPTDDAHTINYEGLDSIIELGTAVTANLVTRPDAPDFIRVQEVQQRTGGAATMRIFTGTIPDYTQEVEGLSLSGVVGGGPAEQAGLQGGDVIVGLAGQSVTNIYDYMYALDLLKVGEPAEVIFIRDGERMSVEMIPSVRE
- a CDS encoding DEAD/DEAH box helicase, with amino-acid sequence MDGLHPLTATWFGRRFDAATPAQLDAWPRIRAGGDVLISAPTGSGKTLAAFLSCLDRLVALAASEALEDRTAVVYVSPLKALSSDIHRNLQEPLGELAELASAAGQAYPEIRTAIRTGDTPAWDREQMVRRPPHIVVTTPESLFILLTAERSRRMLSTAETVIVDEIHALIDDKRGSHLALSLARLDDLVVKSGGAKPQRIGLSATVKPIGEVARFLTGVSARAAATVGPGAAGGTGREDEEPAAAGAPNAGAGEWPPVAIVDSGHRRELDVAVEVPQDELGVVATNEMWGEIYERIAELVRAHRTTIVFVNTRRLSELVAHQLAERLGEDAVLAHHGSLSRQLRQAAEAALKEGRLRAVVATASLELGIDVGSVDLVCQIGTPRSIAVALQRIGRSGHKVDRAFVPKGRFFATTRDELIECAALARAIRRGLLDERRLRPWPRDVLAQQIVAAVATEAWQEDDLFALSRSTAPYRDLPRSEFDAVVAMLSDGIASPRGRHGTWLHRDRVNGVVRGRRGARLAAITSGGAIPDNANYLVVAEPEGTTVGTVDEDFAVESMAGDIFLLGTTSWRIRRVESGRLRVEDAHGAAPSVPFWLGEAPGRTPELSAEVSDVRERLAAPDDPSRGGDAVQFLIRECGLDQSGAEQAAAYVRAGAAALGAVPSIRTLVAERFFDEGGGMQLVLHAPLGAAVNRAWGLALRKRFCRSFNVELQAAATDNGIVISLSEQHSFPLEVVFRFLHPETVEEVLTQAMLPAPMFGARWRWNASRALAVLRFAGGRKVPPPLLRMRSDDLLAAVFPDQVACQENLTGDIRIPDHPLVDETIRDCLHEAMDLDGLRAAIAGIEQGTIATRAVDTAEPSPLGHEILNANPYAFLDDAPLEERRARAVQLRRTLGDDGGEIGALDAEAIAEVAAESWPVVRDPEELHDALLTLGLAPPREEWRTWFARLVEMHRATSLQVGDTRFWVATERSRTTLLVHAAGRLDPSVPEVDQPTPDGSDAATTEVLRGWLDSSGPLRESELAALLAVPAERVAAGLARLEGEGQVLRGRFTAAARDEGAEIEWCNRRVLARIHRLTLGRLRREIAPVSTADLVRFLARWQRLASGTRLHGASGLLQVVRQLQGCEVSAGAWERHVLPARIEGYEPELLDQLCLSGEVMWGRLSPHPAFDAVEADAAGSARPSARRRVRPTRVAPVALFLREDLEWLMPPVGDDAGPGEGPGSVLSHPAEAVLDALRRRGASFLRELVSATGRLPSEVEDGLWELVAAGLVTADGFDNLRALIDPKRRRGEGRFRAARPRHAAGRWALLAPARGEGEASAEAGRARERERPSERADAFARQLLERWGVVFRDLVRRESLMPPWRDVLGALRRMEARGEVRGGRFVSGFVGEQFARPDAVELLRIVRRDGDREQSVRVAAADPLNLAGVVTPGPRVSALSGEVVDLLTPAVALAGAAAS